Below is a genomic region from Henckelia pumila isolate YLH828 chromosome 3, ASM3356847v2, whole genome shotgun sequence.
tagggtcaatcgtattacTCCTAACACCTGTCGATCAAGGagctcccactcatcatcctccatcttttctggtttcaccccggatagaggttgatgtagcttcttgctatacaaataatctttaatctgtaaTCGCCAGAATGTGAAATCTGTaccgtcgaacttattgattccaggtcccgatccgtcatttccggccatcgcttctcctgccttaataaaatttcaaaaaatcttttctgatgtggaaaatcagacaaagctgcaaccacagagcatagaagcgaacatgacgataatagaagttgcggaataaaataatcaacaagaacaccaaagatttacgtggttcacccaatataggctacgtctacggagctgctgcaaatctTTTTTACCAgataaatattacaagtgtatacaaaacactatatctcttcaCACCCAAGCCTCGAGTattaccaaaaaaatatttctctaactcacacaagaaaTCACCGAAAAAAACAACTCTTTTTTcttctctttattttcttctctaatgtCAATACAAAAGAGAAGAATGAAATACAATAACTGAAATAagggagctctatttataggaggTCTTCTTATTCAGTTTTGATAATCTTTCGATGTGGAATTTTAATATGGTCTCACCCTTAACATCAAGTTAGGCATGTCTCTGGCCGGAGGATATTGGTGGCGGTGTGCCGGATCGAGCGGCGAGGTTGAATTTCGAATCGATGCATATGTGGGAGCTAGATGAAGCATATATATGGATCAGAAGATGATCAAGTATTCTTTCGAATAGCTCCATGTTTCTTTTGTTCTCTCATACTAGTTGCAACAATGCGTGAAATAAACTCATAATAAGGAGATCGATAAATTAATTGCCTAGCCAAGATTCATGAGGAAGTCACCTACTTCACCTATTCACATGACCATTTGTGACCCCATATATATCTCTTTACTTTCTTGCTAGCCTTCATTTATTGCTTTCATAGCCTTCTCGCTTTAGCACGTAACCAATTCATTTGGAAACGGTTTTCTTTACTTTCCCCAACTCTTCCAAACACAATTCCTTTAAAAGGCTCGCCAACTCTCCGAGAAAAATACGAAGTACCATTTCAACAGTTGCTATATAAATAATCCTCCTCCTTTTCCCTttcctagctagctagctagcgaGGCTCCATTTTTCGATTTCATTTTAAAGAATGATGTTGGCGCATTTTAAACCCTTTTCGCCATCGAAGCAACTAGCGTggatactcatactttcgtgcTGTTTGGCATCCCAAAATGGAAATGGGGATAAGTACACCATCGATGCATGTAGCGTCACACCATATCGCGATCTTTGCGTCCGTTCCCTCGCATCCTTTTCGAACGAAGCGAAACAGGACCCTAGCAAATGGGCTCGTGCGGGCGTGTCCGTAACCATTGGAGAAGCCAAGAAAGTTGCCAGGTCCTTGGCAAATCTGAAGCAAAATGGGAGTCGTGGATTTGTGGCAAGAGCAAGAGACAGGATGGCCATTGCGGACTGCGTCGAATGCTTTCAAGACGCGCTGGATAACCTTCACGAGTCGCTCGACGTGCTGAGAAACCTCAGTGTGGTGCAGTTCGGTTCTCAGATGGAGGATGTGATTACTTGGATCAGTGCTGCTCTTACTGATGAAGATACTTGTTTGGATGGATTCGATCAAGAAAAGGGGAAGCACCTTGCTTTCGTGCTAAACTGCGTGTCGAAAACGAGTTACATGACTAGTAATGCTCTAGCTCTTGTTAACAAACTGGCGACCACGGGTCCGGGAAGCTTAGCTTATGGTTTGAAACACAGGAGAAGGTAGCAATATACATAATACATATATGCATGTGTgcataagtatatatatatattggttaAAAggcaaggtttctttaaatttttgtgTGGTGTGACATTTGGTTGAATAATACATTAATATTGGAAGAAGCTAGATTTTGGTTTTTATGTAGGGACTTCCGGACTTGTTGCCAAATCTTTATGCTCAGAGGGGATTTTTCTAGTGCATTTTACCCTTTTTCATGTGACATTTTTCTAGTGCATGCAGTTGACCTCTTTTATAAAACGGCCGGGTAAAATtggatttatccatattaatgGAAGGATGCACCAGAAGCATTTGAAGATACATGCGCATATGGTTTAATTTTCAGAATAAGGCTTCGTTTGGAAGTTGGGAGAGAAAAGAAAGAGAGAGATTAGTTTGGAAATTGGgagagaaaagagaagaaattttttgttttacttTCATTTCTTTCCAAAAATGGAAGGAAAATTTTCTattcaatatttaaaacattttCCTTTCTTTACCCTCCCTTAAAATCTCTCAATCAacccatttttaaaatttcctttCATTTCTATTGATCAATAAAGATTACAAggtattgtaaaaaaaaaaaaaaaattcctttcatttcttttcttttccatcCAAATTTTAACTCCCAAAGGAAGTAAGGGGATTTGAATTTTGTATGCTAAGTTAGCCTATTTTAGATTTTAGTCTTCTAATTTTTAAAAGTTTGCCAATGTCATCTAGTGCATTAACttaattagaattttttttggtttttttttgccCCTGAAATCTCTAGATTCAACGAATATTGCTTATTTGACATCGATACTCTCCTACATGGCTCATTTGGCGATAATAaaaactatattatatatatatttaaatctaTCTAATCAAAATGAAAAGTTTTTTTCTACCTTTTTTAAATAGTAACGAGTGTTCTTTTGGTTTATTTTTTCACTTTACTTTTgcttaaatgaattttaatgtatataacatgtgttttaatttattttcatgtatCATATGAGATACGTAAGAGAGAttaatcaatatcaaataagcAACATGCTATGAGATTAATGGCTTCCGACAAAACAAAGaccaagacaaaaaaaaaaatcaagttat
It encodes:
- the LOC140892581 gene encoding pectinesterase inhibitor 6-like isoform X3, encoding MMLAHFKPFSPSKQLAWILILSCCLASQNGNGDKYTIDACSVTPYRDLCVRSLASFSNEAKQDPSKWARAGVSVTIGEAKKVARSLANLKQNGSRGFVARARDRMAIADCVECFQDALDNLHESLDVLRNLSVVQFGSQMEDVITWISAALTDEDTCLDGFDQEKGKHLAFVLNCVSKTSYMTSNALALVNKLATTGPGSLAYGLKHRRS
- the LOC140892581 gene encoding pectinesterase inhibitor 6-like isoform X1, with amino-acid sequence MMLAHFKPFSPSKQLAWILILSCCLASQNGNGDKYTIDACSVTPYRDLCVRSLASFSNEAKQDPSKWARAGVSVTIGEAKKVARSLANLKQNGSRGFVARARDRMAIADCVECFQDALDNLHESLDVLRNLSVVQFGSQMEDVITWISAALTDEDTCLDGFDQEKGKHLAFVLNCVSKTSYMTSNALALVNKLATTGPGSLAYGLKHRRSACS
- the LOC140892581 gene encoding pectinesterase inhibitor 6-like isoform X2 — protein: MMLAHFKPFSPSKQLAWILILSCCLASQNGNGDKYTIDACSVTPYRDLCVRSLASFSNEAKQDPSKWARAGVSVTIGEAKKVARSLANLKQNGSRGFVARARDRMAIADCVECFQDALDNLHESLDVLRNLSVVQFGSQMEDVITWISAALTDEDTCLDGFDQEKGKHLAFVLNCVSKTSYMTSNALALVNKLATTGPGSLAYGLKHRRR